In Meleagris gallopavo isolate NT-WF06-2002-E0010 breed Aviagen turkey brand Nicholas breeding stock chromosome 5, Turkey_5.1, whole genome shotgun sequence, a single window of DNA contains:
- the INS gene encoding insulin, producing MSLWIRSLPLLALLVFSGPGTSYAAANQHLCGSHLVEALYLVCGERGFFYSPKARRDVEQPLVSSPLRGEAGVLPFQQEEYEKVKRGIVEQCCHNTCSLYQLENYCN from the exons ATGTCTCTCTGGATCCGATCACTGCCTCTTCTGGCCCTCCTTGTCTTTTCTGGCCCTGGGACCAGCTATGCAGCTGCCAACCAGCACCTCTGTGGCTCCCACTTGGTGGAGGCTCTCTATCTGGTGTGTGGAGAGCGTGGCTTCTTCTACTCCCCCAAAGCCCGACGGGATGTAGAGCAGCCTCTAG TGAGCAGTCCCCTCCGTGGTGAGGCAGGAGTGCTGCCCTTCCAGCAGGAGGAATACGAGAAGGTCAAGCGAGGGATTGTTGAGCAATGTTGCCATAACACGTGTTCCCTCTACCAATTGGAGAACTACTGCAACTAG